A DNA window from Selenomonas sp. oral taxon 126 contains the following coding sequences:
- a CDS encoding flagellar basal body P-ring protein FlgI: MRKTSILLLLLALVLSAVPGIASADSAVTRIKDISKVQGVRSNQLMGYGLVVGLDGTGDGSSSGETVQSIANMLTTYGITVSSSSIKLKNVAAVMVTATLPPFVREGDTLDVTVSSIGDAKSLRGGTLLQTPLRAGNGEVYVVAQGGVSTGGFTAASGGSSTSKAFPTVGIAVNAGIVERTVEDDGIGANGQLSLSLARPDFTTASRVADAINAQYGSIAQASNPGRVDVAIPSYFRGNVVGFVASIEELPVRPDNMARVIVNERTGTIIAGGDVSVDTVAITQGGLTIRIQENPDVSQPAPFSYGNTVVTDNPDVEVTDSKGSTIILPATTNISDIVGALNTVGATPRDTISILQAMKAAGALHAELDIV, encoded by the coding sequence ATGAGAAAAACATCCATCCTTCTGCTCCTCCTTGCTCTTGTCCTGAGTGCTGTGCCGGGGATCGCCTCGGCGGATTCCGCTGTGACGCGGATCAAGGATATCTCCAAGGTGCAGGGCGTGCGCTCCAACCAGCTCATGGGCTACGGGCTCGTCGTCGGTCTTGACGGTACGGGCGATGGCTCGAGCTCGGGGGAGACGGTGCAGTCCATTGCGAATATGCTGACCACGTACGGTATTACTGTGAGCAGCAGCTCGATCAAGCTCAAGAACGTCGCGGCTGTCATGGTGACAGCGACGCTGCCCCCGTTCGTGCGTGAGGGCGATACGCTCGATGTGACGGTCTCCTCGATCGGCGATGCGAAGAGTCTGCGCGGCGGCACACTGCTGCAGACGCCGTTGCGCGCGGGCAACGGCGAGGTCTACGTCGTTGCGCAGGGCGGCGTCTCCACGGGCGGCTTTACGGCGGCGAGCGGCGGCTCTAGTACGTCGAAGGCGTTCCCGACGGTTGGCATTGCTGTGAATGCGGGCATTGTCGAGCGCACGGTGGAGGACGATGGGATCGGTGCGAACGGACAGCTCTCGCTCTCCCTTGCGCGCCCCGACTTTACGACGGCATCACGCGTCGCAGACGCAATCAACGCCCAGTATGGGAGCATCGCACAGGCGAGCAACCCCGGACGCGTGGATGTGGCGATTCCGTCCTACTTCCGTGGGAACGTGGTCGGCTTTGTCGCCTCGATCGAAGAGTTGCCGGTTCGTCCCGACAACATGGCGCGCGTCATTGTAAACGAGCGCACGGGGACGATCATCGCGGGCGGCGATGTCTCCGTCGATACGGTTGCCATCACGCAGGGCGGCCTCACGATCCGCATTCAGGAGAATCCGGATGTATCGCAGCCAGCACCGTTCAGCTACGGCAATACCGTGGTGACGGACAACCCCGACGTCGAGGTGACGGACTCCAAGGGCAGCACGATCATCCTGCCCGCGACGACGAATATCAGCGACATTGTGGGCGCGCTCAATACGGTGGGGGCAACCCCGCGCGATACGATCTCGATCTTGCAGGCGATGAAGGCGGCAGGGGCACTGCACGCTGAACTCGATATTGTTTAA
- a CDS encoding rod-binding protein, which yields MTIQPIGDNALLGGAAQTSYDAARMSAESKSFQATLDELQRKAAATPETEETGYVPKNTVTAEEREAKALREACEGFEAMFLSMMYKQMRATVPEGGLFGKKSNALEIFEDMRDTEMMNAAAKSGGIGIADMMYQQLTIKTR from the coding sequence ATGACGATTCAGCCAATTGGTGACAATGCGCTGCTCGGCGGCGCGGCACAGACCTCCTACGATGCGGCGCGCATGAGTGCCGAGAGCAAGTCCTTTCAGGCGACGCTCGACGAGCTGCAGCGCAAGGCTGCTGCAACACCAGAGACAGAGGAAACGGGCTACGTCCCGAAGAACACGGTGACCGCCGAGGAGCGCGAGGCGAAGGCGCTGCGCGAGGCGTGTGAGGGGTTCGAGGCGATGTTCCTCAGCATGATGTATAAGCAGATGCGTGCGACGGTGCCCGAGGGCGGGCTCTTTGGCAAGAAGTCCAACGCGCTTGAGATCTTCGAGGATATGCGCGACACGGAGATGATGAACGCGGCGGCAAAGAGCGGCGGCATCGGCATTGCGGATATGATGTATCAGCAGCTCACAATCAAGACACGGTGA
- a CDS encoding phosphodiester glycosidase family protein: MRMLKKIVVLAAALLLTASSYAWAAGLNALRTSSGADHDRLVFDFTEMPIYHVSLSEDGRELTFDFTDTDAAAFKRIPVRTKRIDSVSYAARRGHFYVTITMAQGMAYNLGNLMNPARVFLDVAPVGTNPSEPTPVPAPVKPTAPATATQGTGGDAAAKEPKKPALPILKEETIAPGLMQRTYIYADEDGQVTSYFVEADPAKYSVRPALARGIIPGRQTVTGIARDTNALAAINASYFASNGEILGVTKIDGTIVGTTYYDRSAFGVMPDDSFVFGTVSYSGTVKIDQITLPVSGVNAERGENGLIIYNRAYGRTTGTNPYGLEYVIREGRVAEINTNDSAIPSDGYVVSVHGSSMDAFAAAGTRVGDPTVLREETGAMWDRAVQIVGAGPRLVENGRVHVTAGEEEFPGDIRYGRAPRSAVGVTAGGKIIFAVVDGRQEHSHGLTLT, from the coding sequence ATGCGTATGTTGAAAAAAATTGTGGTGCTTGCGGCGGCACTTCTGCTGACGGCGTCCTCCTATGCATGGGCAGCGGGGCTGAACGCACTGCGCACGTCGAGCGGTGCAGATCACGACCGACTCGTCTTTGATTTCACGGAGATGCCGATCTATCACGTCAGTCTTTCCGAGGATGGGCGCGAGCTGACCTTTGATTTTACCGATACGGATGCAGCGGCATTCAAGCGCATTCCCGTGCGCACAAAGCGCATCGACTCCGTCTCCTATGCTGCACGGCGCGGTCATTTCTATGTGACAATCACGATGGCGCAGGGCATGGCATACAACCTCGGCAATCTGATGAATCCCGCGCGCGTCTTCCTCGACGTTGCACCTGTGGGGACGAATCCATCGGAGCCGACGCCCGTGCCCGCGCCTGTAAAGCCGACGGCGCCTGCGACGGCAACGCAGGGAACGGGCGGGGATGCAGCGGCAAAAGAGCCGAAGAAGCCCGCGCTTCCAATTCTGAAGGAAGAAACGATTGCGCCGGGGCTTATGCAGCGGACGTATATCTATGCGGATGAGGACGGGCAGGTGACGTCGTACTTTGTCGAGGCAGATCCTGCGAAATACAGCGTACGCCCCGCACTCGCGCGCGGCATCATCCCGGGGCGGCAGACCGTGACGGGCATTGCGCGCGATACAAATGCGCTAGCGGCAATCAATGCGTCCTACTTTGCGTCAAACGGTGAGATCCTCGGCGTGACGAAGATCGACGGCACGATTGTCGGGACGACCTACTACGATCGCAGTGCGTTCGGCGTGATGCCCGACGACTCCTTTGTGTTTGGCACGGTTTCCTACAGCGGCACGGTGAAGATCGATCAGATCACGCTGCCTGTTTCGGGAGTGAATGCCGAGCGCGGTGAGAACGGACTCATCATCTACAACCGCGCCTACGGCAGGACGACGGGGACAAATCCGTACGGTCTGGAATATGTGATTCGCGAGGGACGCGTGGCGGAGATCAACACGAATGACTCCGCGATTCCCTCGGACGGCTACGTCGTCTCCGTGCATGGTTCGTCGATGGATGCGTTCGCGGCGGCGGGGACGCGTGTCGGTGACCCGACCGTGCTCCGAGAGGAGACGGGGGCGATGTGGGATCGTGCCGTGCAGATTGTCGGTGCGGGACCACGTCTCGTCGAGAACGGACGCGTGCACGTGACGGCAGGCGAGGAGGAGTTCCCGGGCGACATCCGCTACGGGCGTGCGCCGCGCAGTGCTGTCGGCGTGACGGCGGGCGGCAAGATTATCTTTGCCGTGGTCGACGGGCGACAGGAGCACAGTCACGGGCTGACGCTGACGGA
- a CDS encoding phosphodiester glycosidase family protein — protein AELLVKFGVQNAINLDGGGSSALYVKNEVVNAPSDGTERAVGSALILQKR, from the coding sequence TCGCCGAACTGCTCGTGAAATTCGGCGTGCAGAATGCGATCAATCTCGACGGCGGCGGATCCTCTGCGCTTTACGTCAAAAATGAGGTTGTAAACGCCCCCTCGGACGGGACGGAGCGCGCGGTTGGCAGCGCGCTGATTTTGCAGAAAAGATGA
- a CDS encoding polyprenyl synthetase family protein — translation MFDVIQADLEEFEPALAESIISETDLITDVGAHLVSSGGKRLRPALFLLAARGGAAFDRMRAMPVAVALELIHTASLVHDDVIDEAGTRRGAATTNAKWGNQVAILSGDYLFARAFKLVAEAGYDSAVYVKLAQLVCTLSEGEILQDHTAYQVPASEDAYYERIRKKTADFLEICCELGGVIGGMRAADTERMALYGHAIGMAFQITDDLLDYRQTSEDIGKPAGHDLAQGFVTLPVIRALEVLDEVGRRELTALITNPKMTEAEVARALEIVRTTDGLDYAQEKADAYLARAKDALPESLDERIRETCLMAADFIGRREF, via the coding sequence ATGTTTGATGTCATACAGGCGGATCTCGAGGAATTTGAACCTGCGCTTGCAGAATCCATTATCTCTGAGACCGATCTCATAACAGATGTGGGGGCACATCTCGTCTCCTCGGGGGGGAAGCGTCTGCGTCCCGCCCTTTTCCTGCTTGCGGCGCGCGGCGGTGCGGCGTTTGATCGCATGCGTGCGATGCCCGTTGCCGTTGCGCTCGAGCTGATTCACACGGCATCTCTCGTGCACGATGATGTCATCGACGAGGCGGGTACGCGGCGCGGGGCGGCGACGACGAATGCCAAATGGGGCAATCAGGTCGCCATTTTGAGCGGGGATTATCTCTTTGCACGTGCATTCAAGCTCGTTGCGGAGGCAGGCTATGACTCTGCGGTCTATGTCAAACTGGCGCAGCTCGTCTGTACGCTGAGCGAGGGCGAGATCCTGCAGGATCACACAGCCTATCAGGTGCCCGCGAGCGAGGATGCCTATTACGAGCGCATCCGCAAGAAGACGGCGGACTTCCTTGAGATCTGCTGCGAACTCGGTGGCGTGATCGGCGGCATGCGTGCGGCGGATACGGAACGCATGGCGCTCTACGGGCACGCCATCGGCATGGCGTTCCAGATTACGGACGACCTGCTCGACTATCGGCAGACCTCGGAGGATATCGGAAAGCCCGCAGGGCATGACCTCGCGCAGGGCTTTGTAACCCTGCCCGTCATCCGTGCTCTCGAAGTGCTGGACGAGGTAGGGCGCAGAGAACTCACGGCGCTCATCACAAACCCGAAAATGACAGAAGCGGAGGTTGCGCGTGCGCTCGAAATCGTCCGCACGACGGACGGCCTCGACTATGCGCAGGAGAAGGCGGATGCCTATCTCGCGCGCGCAAAGGATGCGCTGCCGGAGTCGCTTGACGAGCGTATTCGCGAGACCTGCCTGATGGCGGCGGACTTTATCGGACGCAGAGAGTTCTAG
- a CDS encoding Sec-independent protein translocase subunit TatA/TatB, with protein sequence MFGIGVPELILILVVGLVVFGPGKLPEMGRSLGKGIREFRKASNALTAAINAPDPPPAAPAPAQPAVQPAAQPVAAPTEAQAAPAAPTATPTAETAAAAVAAHTAAQSAPVTENKAQ encoded by the coding sequence ATGTTTGGCATTGGCGTACCTGAACTGATCTTGATACTGGTCGTGGGACTCGTCGTCTTTGGTCCCGGCAAGCTCCCCGAGATGGGGCGCTCGCTTGGCAAGGGCATCCGCGAGTTCCGCAAGGCGTCGAACGCACTGACGGCGGCAATCAACGCACCCGACCCGCCGCCCGCCGCGCCCGCACCGGCACAGCCTGCGGTGCAGCCCGCAGCACAGCCGGTTGCCGCCCCGACTGAGGCACAGGCAGCACCCGCCGCACCGACGGCAACGCCAACGGCAGAAACCGCTGCGGCGGCAGTCGCGGCGCACACGGCGGCGCAGAGTGCACCTGTGACGGAGAATAAAGCACAGTAA
- the tatA gene encoding twin-arginine translocase TatA/TatE family subunit, which yields MFGLGVPELVLILIIGLVIFGPGRLPDIGKALGKSIKEFKSANNEPSQDARAEINVTEEAKQLEGGEKKEAKS from the coding sequence ATGTTTGGTCTGGGAGTTCCCGAACTCGTACTCATCCTCATCATCGGCCTTGTGATCTTCGGCCCCGGCCGCCTGCCCGACATCGGCAAGGCGCTCGGCAAGAGCATCAAGGAATTCAAATCGGCAAACAACGAGCCGTCGCAGGATGCTCGCGCGGAGATCAACGTCACCGAGGAGGCAAAGCAGCTTGAGGGCGGCGAGAAAAAAGAGGCGAAGAGCTGA
- the tatC gene encoding twin-arginine translocase subunit TatC — translation MAEESKTPASEQDGGAHGEQTASAPAGNPPVTQPASQTEAPRTEDGANAVDDGSMTLIAHLTELRSRLIKCLLAVAVGSGVGYYFIEDIMHYLTVPVGKLYYMQPAEAFFTYIKIAVVVGFLLALPIIFYHVWRFFLPALTATERLVLGIIVPVSVILFFLGLAFSFFLVFPAAIMFFKGFGNEELEALFSVNRYFEFVIMFVLPFGFVFELPLVITILGKLGFITSVFLRKYARIVIFLSFVIAAIISPTPDVFTQSMIALPMIALYGVGYLIVRFILRK, via the coding sequence ATGGCGGAGGAATCGAAAACCCCTGCGTCGGAGCAGGACGGGGGCGCGCACGGGGAGCAGACCGCTTCCGCGCCCGCTGGCAATCCGCCCGTGACACAGCCCGCCTCGCAGACGGAAGCTCCGCGCACGGAAGATGGAGCAAACGCAGTCGACGATGGCAGCATGACACTGATTGCGCATCTGACGGAGCTGCGGTCACGCCTCATCAAATGCCTGCTCGCCGTCGCTGTCGGCTCGGGTGTCGGCTACTACTTCATCGAAGACATCATGCACTATCTGACCGTCCCGGTCGGAAAACTCTACTATATGCAGCCCGCAGAGGCGTTCTTCACCTACATCAAGATCGCTGTCGTCGTGGGCTTTCTTCTCGCATTGCCCATCATCTTCTATCACGTCTGGCGGTTCTTCCTGCCCGCGCTCACAGCGACAGAGCGACTGGTGCTCGGCATCATCGTGCCCGTCTCGGTCATCCTCTTCTTCCTCGGGCTCGCGTTCTCGTTCTTCCTCGTTTTCCCCGCGGCAATCATGTTCTTCAAGGGGTTTGGAAACGAGGAACTCGAGGCTCTCTTCTCTGTGAACCGCTACTTCGAGTTTGTCATCATGTTTGTCCTGCCGTTCGGCTTCGTCTTTGAGCTGCCGCTCGTCATCACGATCCTCGGCAAACTGGGCTTTATCACGTCCGTATTCCTGCGGAAATATGCCCGCATTGTCATCTTCCTCTCGTTCGTCATCGCTGCCATCATCTCGCCGACACCCGACGTGTTTACGCAGTCGATGATCGCCCTGCCCATGATTGCACTCTACGGCGTGGGCTACCTGATCGTGAGATTTATACTGAGAAAATAA
- a CDS encoding menaquinone biosynthesis decarboxylase: protein MAFKDLREYIAALEERGLLKRITAEVDPELEITEITDRISKLEGEKNVALLFENVKGSKMPVLMNAFGSYERMALAFGVEKLDDVADELTEILKIPHISLQNKMNLMTLIPMARKAINFPKYVKNAPCQEVIETENPSLDEIPILKCWPDDGGPFVTLPLVFTKNPATGKRNVGMYRLQKYDSRTTGMHWHIHKNGAENFRDMKARGGERIEAAVAIGTDPVVTYAATAPLPRDIDEMVFAGFLRHKSVEMVKCITVDLEVPATAEIILEGYVDTNEMRREGPFGDHTGYYSLADDYPVFHITAITHRKNPIYSATVVGKPPMEDCFLAKATERIFLPLLKQMLPEVVDVNMPLEGVFHDCIVVSIKKQFPMHARKVMHALWGMGQMMNVKMIIVVDAHVNVQDMKEVWWRVFNNIDAKYDIEIVQGPLDVLDHSSPMAKWGSKLGIDATKTWPEEGHAREWPDEIAMSEEIVKRVDARWKEFGLD from the coding sequence TTGGCATTTAAGGATCTGCGCGAGTACATCGCCGCGCTCGAGGAGCGCGGACTCCTCAAACGCATCACGGCGGAGGTCGATCCCGAGCTCGAAATCACGGAGATTACCGACCGTATCTCGAAACTGGAGGGCGAGAAGAACGTCGCGCTTCTCTTTGAGAACGTCAAGGGCTCGAAGATGCCCGTGCTCATGAACGCGTTCGGCAGCTACGAGCGCATGGCGCTCGCCTTCGGCGTGGAAAAGCTCGACGATGTTGCGGACGAACTCACGGAGATTCTGAAGATCCCACACATCTCCCTCCAGAACAAGATGAACCTCATGACCCTCATCCCGATGGCGCGCAAGGCAATCAACTTCCCGAAATACGTCAAGAATGCGCCCTGTCAGGAGGTCATCGAGACGGAGAATCCGAGCCTCGACGAGATCCCCATTCTGAAATGCTGGCCGGATGACGGCGGCCCGTTCGTGACCCTGCCGCTCGTCTTTACGAAGAACCCCGCGACGGGCAAACGCAACGTCGGCATGTACCGTCTGCAGAAATACGACAGCCGCACGACGGGGATGCACTGGCACATCCACAAGAACGGCGCGGAGAACTTCCGCGACATGAAGGCACGCGGCGGTGAGCGCATCGAGGCGGCGGTCGCGATCGGCACCGACCCCGTTGTCACCTATGCAGCGACGGCGCCGCTCCCGCGCGACATAGACGAGATGGTCTTCGCGGGCTTCCTGCGCCACAAATCCGTCGAGATGGTCAAGTGCATCACTGTCGATCTCGAAGTGCCCGCGACGGCGGAGATCATCCTTGAGGGATATGTTGACACGAACGAGATGCGCCGCGAGGGGCCGTTTGGCGACCACACGGGCTACTATTCGCTCGCGGACGACTATCCCGTCTTTCACATCACGGCGATTACGCATCGCAAGAACCCCATCTACTCTGCGACGGTCGTCGGCAAGCCGCCGATGGAGGACTGCTTCCTCGCCAAGGCGACGGAGCGCATCTTCTTGCCGCTCCTCAAGCAGATGCTGCCCGAGGTTGTGGATGTGAATATGCCGCTTGAGGGCGTATTCCACGACTGCATCGTTGTCTCCATCAAGAAGCAGTTCCCGATGCACGCGCGCAAGGTCATGCATGCGCTCTGGGGCATGGGGCAGATGATGAACGTGAAGATGATCATCGTCGTGGATGCGCACGTCAATGTGCAGGACATGAAGGAAGTCTGGTGGCGCGTCTTCAATAATATCGACGCGAAATACGACATCGAGATCGTGCAGGGTCCCCTCGACGTGCTCGACCACTCCTCACCGATGGCGAAGTGGGGCTCGAAGCTCGGCATCGACGCGACCAAAACTTGGCCGGAGGAGGGGCACGCGCGCGAGTGGCCCGATGAGATCGCGATGTCCGAGGAGATTGTAAAGCGCGTTGACGCGCGGTGGAAGGAGTTCGGTCTGGATTGA
- a CDS encoding 4-hydroxybenzoate octaprenyltransferase produces the protein MERLRAHMNNTAFHHTVFSLPFALMGALLAAGGNPPLGDLGWIVLAITAARSAALALDNLADLKYDVQQPRLAYRAMVQGRVTKKEALVFIGVCLLVLVFAVLQLNPVCIRLLPFAAVPFLIYPYMKRVTGWVHLFLGVAIGMAPAGGWVAISGKIELPMLLLFIAVALWIAAFDAMYGAQDEEFDRSQGLHSLAVTFGAHGAFQLARAMHVFSILLFLLLGAIMHLAWPYFIGVGIAAGTLVYQHRIASPTDFSRVTQMYFMRNGIVSIAIFVFTWISYLV, from the coding sequence ATGGAGCGCCTGCGGGCGCACATGAACAATACCGCCTTTCACCATACGGTGTTCTCCCTGCCGTTCGCCCTGATGGGGGCGCTGCTCGCGGCAGGGGGCAATCCCCCGCTCGGCGACCTCGGCTGGATCGTGCTCGCCATCACGGCGGCGCGCTCGGCGGCGCTCGCCCTCGATAACCTTGCCGATCTGAAATACGATGTGCAGCAGCCCCGCCTCGCCTACCGCGCGATGGTGCAGGGGCGTGTGACAAAGAAGGAGGCGCTCGTCTTTATAGGCGTGTGCCTCCTTGTGCTTGTATTTGCGGTCTTGCAGCTGAACCCCGTCTGCATCCGCCTCCTGCCGTTTGCCGCCGTGCCCTTCCTCATCTATCCGTACATGAAGCGCGTGACGGGATGGGTGCACCTCTTCCTCGGCGTTGCCATCGGCATGGCGCCGGCGGGCGGCTGGGTTGCAATCAGCGGGAAAATCGAGCTGCCCATGCTTCTCCTCTTCATTGCAGTTGCGCTCTGGATTGCGGCGTTCGACGCGATGTACGGCGCGCAGGATGAGGAGTTCGACCGCAGTCAGGGACTCCACTCCCTCGCGGTCACCTTCGGGGCGCATGGGGCATTTCAGCTTGCACGCGCCATGCATGTATTCTCCATCCTTCTATTCCTCCTGCTCGGCGCGATCATGCACCTTGCATGGCCGTACTTCATCGGCGTCGGCATTGCGGCGGGGACGCTCGTCTATCAGCACCGCATTGCGAGCCCGACGGATTTTTCGCGCGTCACGCAGATGTATTTCATGCGGAACGGCATTGTGTCGATTGCGATTTTTGTATTCACATGGATCAGTTATTTGGTATAA
- a CDS encoding bifunctional 5,10-methylenetetrahydrofolate dehydrogenase/5,10-methenyltetrahydrofolate cyclohydrolase has product MARILYGKEFAARIKASAEHGALLLRERGVHPRLAVIIVGNDPASEVYVRNKQKTCAELDILSDHIALPAETTREELLARIDALNADASVHGILVQLPLPAALAAHEDEILSRIDPRKDVDGFHPMNVGHLSIGAPGLRPCTPAGCIRMLEYAGIPIEGKHAVIIGRSNIVGKPMGMLLLERHATVTLCHSHTENLAELAREADILVAAVGQPHFVTADMVKPGATVIDVGINRIAPKKLVGDVDFEAVEKVAGAITPVPGGVGLLTVAMLMENVVQAAAAQTA; this is encoded by the coding sequence ATGGCACGCATTTTATACGGGAAAGAGTTTGCCGCGCGGATCAAGGCGAGCGCCGAGCATGGCGCGCTCCTGCTGCGCGAGCGCGGCGTCCATCCGCGCCTTGCGGTCATCATTGTGGGGAATGACCCTGCATCCGAGGTCTATGTCCGCAACAAGCAGAAAACCTGTGCGGAACTGGATATTCTCTCGGATCATATTGCCCTGCCCGCAGAGACGACGCGGGAGGAACTGCTCGCGCGCATCGATGCGCTGAACGCGGATGCATCAGTGCACGGCATTCTCGTGCAGCTGCCCCTGCCCGCCGCGCTCGCAGCGCACGAGGATGAGATCCTCAGTCGCATCGATCCGCGCAAGGATGTGGACGGATTCCATCCGATGAACGTCGGGCATCTCTCGATTGGTGCGCCGGGGCTGCGTCCCTGCACGCCTGCGGGCTGTATCCGCATGCTCGAGTATGCGGGCATTCCCATCGAGGGGAAGCACGCCGTCATTATCGGGCGCAGCAATATCGTCGGCAAGCCGATGGGGATGCTCCTGTTGGAGCGTCACGCAACTGTTACACTGTGCCACTCGCATACGGAAAACCTCGCCGAGCTTGCGCGTGAGGCGGATATCCTCGTTGCAGCGGTCGGACAGCCGCATTTCGTCACGGCGGATATGGTGAAGCCGGGCGCGACGGTGATCGACGTCGGCATCAACCGCATTGCGCCAAAGAAACTGGTCGGCGATGTTGACTTCGAGGCAGTGGAAAAAGTTGCGGGCGCGATCACACCCGTGCCGGGCGGTGTGGGACTCCTGACGGTTGCAATGCTGATGGAGAATGTCGTGCAGGCGGCAGCGGCGCAGACGGCATAG
- a CDS encoding formate--tetrahydrofolate ligase: MKSDVEIARAAELRPIAEIAKTLGIAEEHIEPYGRYKAKLTPAALAGAEGKNGKLILVTAINPTPAGEGKTTTSVGLADALHRQGKKTVVALREPSLGPCFGMKGGAAGGGYAQVVPMEDINLHFTGDFHAITTAHNLLAALIDNHIFQGNALDLDVNRIVWKRVLDINDRALRHVVTGLGGRVHGIPRESGFDITVASEMMAILCLADGLADMKRRLGRILIGYTRGGRPVHAEELGATGALTLLFKDAIKPNLVQTIEGTPAFIHGGPFANIAHGCSSVMATKYALQCADYVVTEAGFGADLGAEKFFDIKCRLAGLTPDAVVIVATVRALKMNGGAAKDELGTENLDALKKGAANLEKHIENIGKFGLPAVVAVNVFPTDTEAELLLLEDLCARLGAQCARSEVWAKGGAGGLALADAVEDALGKKADFHPIYDEKKSLAEKIETIAREIYGADGVDFTPEARKQMVEMEALGMTETPVCMAKTQYSFSDNPALLGRPTGFRITVRELRASCGAGFVVALTGNVLTMPGLPKVPAAMGMDITEDGVITGLF, encoded by the coding sequence ATGAAATCGGATGTAGAGATCGCACGCGCGGCCGAGCTGCGCCCCATCGCTGAGATTGCGAAGACGCTCGGCATTGCCGAGGAACATATTGAGCCGTATGGCCGCTATAAGGCGAAGCTGACACCTGCGGCGCTCGCAGGTGCAGAGGGGAAGAACGGGAAGCTCATCCTCGTTACGGCGATCAACCCCACCCCTGCGGGCGAAGGCAAGACGACGACGAGCGTCGGGCTCGCCGATGCGCTTCATCGTCAGGGGAAGAAAACAGTCGTCGCCCTGCGTGAGCCGTCGCTCGGCCCGTGCTTCGGCATGAAGGGCGGCGCGGCAGGCGGCGGCTATGCGCAGGTCGTGCCGATGGAGGACATCAACCTCCACTTTACGGGGGACTTCCACGCCATTACAACGGCGCACAATCTCCTTGCGGCACTGATTGACAACCACATCTTTCAGGGCAACGCGCTCGACCTCGACGTGAACCGCATTGTGTGGAAGCGCGTCCTCGACATCAACGACCGCGCGCTGCGCCACGTCGTCACGGGGCTCGGCGGACGTGTGCACGGTATCCCGCGTGAGTCGGGCTTTGACATCACGGTCGCCTCGGAGATGATGGCAATCCTCTGCCTTGCGGACGGACTGGCGGACATGAAGCGCCGCCTCGGGCGCATCCTCATCGGCTACACGCGCGGCGGTCGTCCCGTCCACGCGGAGGAACTGGGCGCGACAGGTGCGCTCACGCTCCTCTTCAAGGACGCGATCAAGCCGAATCTCGTGCAGACCATTGAGGGTACGCCCGCATTTATTCACGGCGGTCCCTTTGCGAACATCGCGCACGGCTGCAGCAGCGTCATGGCGACGAAGTACGCGCTCCAATGCGCCGACTACGTTGTCACCGAGGCGGGCTTCGGCGCAGATCTCGGCGCGGAGAAATTCTTTGACATCAAATGCCGCCTCGCGGGGCTTACCCCCGATGCAGTCGTCATTGTCGCCACTGTGCGGGCACTCAAGATGAACGGCGGCGCGGCAAAGGACGAACTCGGTACCGAGAATCTCGATGCCCTCAAAAAGGGCGCGGCGAATCTCGAAAAGCACATCGAGAACATTGGCAAGTTCGGGTTGCCCGCCGTCGTCGCCGTCAACGTGTTCCCAACGGATACCGAGGCGGAGCTCCTCCTGCTCGAAGACCTCTGTGCACGGCTCGGTGCGCAGTGTGCACGCTCCGAAGTCTGGGCAAAGGGCGGCGCGGGCGGCCTTGCTCTTGCCGATGCGGTGGAGGACGCGCTCGGGAAAAAAGCGGACTTCCACCCGATTTACGATGAGAAGAAGAGCCTCGCGGAGAAGATCGAGACGATTGCGCGTGAGATCTACGGCGCGGACGGCGTGGACTTCACGCCCGAGGCGAGAAAGCAGATGGTGGAGATGGAGGCACTCGGCATGACAGAGACGCCCGTCTGCATGGCAAAGACGCAGTATTCCTTCTCGGACAATCCCGCCCTCCTCGGACGCCCGACGGGCTTCCGTATCACCGTGCGCGAGCTGCGCGCCTCCTGTGGTGCGGGCTTCGTCGTTGCGCTGACGGGCAACGTGCTCACCATGCCGGGGCTGCCGAAGGTGCCCGCCGCGATGGGCATGGACATCACCGAGGACGGTGTGATTACGGGACTGTTCTGA